The Anolis carolinensis isolate JA03-04 chromosome 2, rAnoCar3.1.pri, whole genome shotgun sequence genome has a window encoding:
- the spmip10 gene encoding sperm-associated microtubule inner protein 10 isoform X2, which yields MISGDCRTCSPRILRTNAHPSDHWLIHCHLPRFSYRHGMIPRLYVMPWKQDMKYRKLNLKHAGNIGLYTGSLEDTLFLDKRERHCHGEDRKKLLQKVPQKMTVEDIPIYSHLSRYHKSIVAYGFRIKL from the exons ATGATCAGTGGGGATTGCAGGACTTGTAGTCCAAGAATATTAAGGACCAATGCCCATCCTTCAGATCACTG GCTTATCCATTGCCACTTGCCAAGATTTTCATACAGACATGGGATGATTCCAAGGCTCTATGTCATGCCCTGGAAACAAGACATGAAGTACCGCAAACTGAATTTAAAG CATGCTGGCAACATTGGGCTTTATACTGGTTCCCTTGAAGACACTTTGTTTTTGGATAAAAGAGAGAGGCATTGCCATGGAGAGGATCGGAAGAAACTTCTGCAGAAAGTACCACAGAAAATGACAGTGGAAGACATTCCCATTTATTCCCATCTCTCACGATACCACAAGTCCATTGTGGCATATGGCTTCAGGATCAAACTCTGA
- the spmip10 gene encoding sperm-associated microtubule inner protein 10 isoform X1, with amino-acid sequence MSSLNATPQLQSKHNVVSKGVNTDLAGLIHCHLPRFSYRHGMIPRLYVMPWKQDMKYRKLNLKHAGNIGLYTGSLEDTLFLDKRERHCHGEDRKKLLQKVPQKMTVEDIPIYSHLSRYHKSIVAYGFRIKL; translated from the exons ATGAGTAGCCTGAACGCTACACCACAGCTTCAATCCAAACACAATGTGGTCTCTAAAGGAGTCAATACTGACCTTGCAGG GCTTATCCATTGCCACTTGCCAAGATTTTCATACAGACATGGGATGATTCCAAGGCTCTATGTCATGCCCTGGAAACAAGACATGAAGTACCGCAAACTGAATTTAAAG CATGCTGGCAACATTGGGCTTTATACTGGTTCCCTTGAAGACACTTTGTTTTTGGATAAAAGAGAGAGGCATTGCCATGGAGAGGATCGGAAGAAACTTCTGCAGAAAGTACCACAGAAAATGACAGTGGAAGACATTCCCATTTATTCCCATCTCTCACGATACCACAAGTCCATTGTGGCATATGGCTTCAGGATCAAACTCTGA